The following are encoded in a window of Sminthopsis crassicaudata isolate SCR6 chromosome 3, ASM4859323v1, whole genome shotgun sequence genomic DNA:
- the IL11 gene encoding interleukin-11 isoform X1 has translation MDSLCRVVLAVLSLWPSRAGASAPPLPPGAPRGAPAPGPGESRAELDSAVLLTRGLLRETRQLAAQLKAKFPAEGDHSLDSLPTPGMSFGAMGALQLPSVLTRLRTDLLCYLWHVHWLRRAGGPALRSLDPELGALQVRLDRLLKRLQILMARFSLPKPPPEAPNPPLAPPGSAWGGIQAAHAVLGGLHLTLDWAVRGLLLLKARL, from the exons ATGGACA GTTTGTGCCGCGTAGTCCTGGCCGTGCTTAGCCTGTGGCCCAGCCGAGCTGGGGCCTCAGCACCCCCGCTGCCCCCCGGGGCCCCCCGCGGCGCCCCCGCCCCGGGCCCCGGGGAGTCCCGAGCTGAGCTGGACAGCGCCGTGCTCCTCACCCGGGGGCTCCTCCGAGAAACCCGGCAGCTCGCCGCTCAGCTG AAAGCCAAGTTCCCAGCAGAGGGAGATCACAGCTTGGACTCCTTGCCCACCCCTGGGATGAGCTTTGGGGCCATGGGGGCCCTGCAG CTCCCCAGCGTGCTGACCCGTCTGCGGACTGACCTCCTCTGCTACCTTTGGCACGTACACTGGCTCCGCCGAGCAGGGGGCCCGGCCCTTCGGAGCCTGGACCCGGAGCTGGGGGCTTTGCAAGTGCGGCTGGACCGACTGCTCAAGAGACTGCAAATCTTG ATGGCTCGTTTCTCCCTGCCTAAGCCTCCACCCGAGGCCCCAAACCCGCCTCTGGCCCCACCAGGCTCAGCCTGGGGGGGGATCCAGGCAGCCCACGCCGTGCTGGGGGGATTACATCTCACCCTGGACTGGGCCGTGCGGGGCCTGCTGCTGCTGAAAGCTCGGCTCTGA
- the IL11 gene encoding interleukin-11 isoform X2, giving the protein MSFGAMGALQLPSVLTRLRTDLLCYLWHVHWLRRAGGPALRSLDPELGALQVRLDRLLKRLQILMARFSLPKPPPEAPNPPLAPPGSAWGGIQAAHAVLGGLHLTLDWAVRGLLLLKARL; this is encoded by the exons ATGAGCTTTGGGGCCATGGGGGCCCTGCAG CTCCCCAGCGTGCTGACCCGTCTGCGGACTGACCTCCTCTGCTACCTTTGGCACGTACACTGGCTCCGCCGAGCAGGGGGCCCGGCCCTTCGGAGCCTGGACCCGGAGCTGGGGGCTTTGCAAGTGCGGCTGGACCGACTGCTCAAGAGACTGCAAATCTTG ATGGCTCGTTTCTCCCTGCCTAAGCCTCCACCCGAGGCCCCAAACCCGCCTCTGGCCCCACCAGGCTCAGCCTGGGGGGGGATCCAGGCAGCCCACGCCGTGCTGGGGGGATTACATCTCACCCTGGACTGGGCCGTGCGGGGCCTGCTGCTGCTGAAAGCTCGGCTCTGA